The following is a genomic window from Desulfomonilia bacterium.
GGACTTGACCCGACAAGGTACATGGAATGAAGGAAATATTGCTGGGCAAAAAGATCGAAGGTAAACGCAGACGGGATGCTGGAATCTTGTACCCCGTAAAAAGGCCGGAACCCCGTGTCATGATGCATGGTTTTGACATATGGAGGGCTTATGAAATTTCCTGGCTGAACCCGAAAGGTTGTTCTGTCGCAGGTATAATGGAGCTGACATACCCTATAAAGAGCGCTAATATTGTCGAGTCGAAATCATTAAAACTGTATCTTAACGGTATGGCATTCGAGAGGTTTGATTCAAAGGATGAATTCATAACGACAATAAAAAATGACCTTCAGCCGGTCCTTGTTTCCCCCTGGATTGAGGTCAGGATTTATGAAGGTGATGATCTAGAGGCAATATTACCGTCAAAAATTGACGGCATCTGCATAGACGGCCTGGATACCGGGATATCCATTTACAAGCCCGATCCCGGGCTTTTGAAAACTTCTAATGAATGGGCCAGCCAAAGGCTTGTAAGCAATCTTCTTCACACCAACTGCCCGATTACATCCCAGCCGGACTGGGCAACCGTTGTCGTAGATTACACGGGGCCGGAAATATCTCATCATTCTCTTCTTGCCTATATCTGTTCGTTTCGTGACCATGAGGACTTTGCAGAGGCCTGCTGCGAAAAGATATTCGCCGATATAAGCGTTGCTTGCGCGCCTGAAAGGCTTGTAGTGCAGTGCCTTTACACTAGGCGCGGCGGCATAGACATCAATCCTTTAAGGTCTTCCAACGATATCAGATCGGAAGATGTCAAACCCGTAAGGCATATACGTCAATAGCGGCTATTCAAGCAACATTTTCACTACAACCCCGAGCATGATCATAATGAGGATGGCTCTGATATATGCAGGTTTAAGCCTGTGAGAGGTTTTTGCCCCGAAGAAGGCCCCTGCAATTCCCGCAGGGGCGGCAAGCAGAAGGATATCCCAGGCTACAAAACCCCTGCTGGCGTATACTGCTGTGGCAATGGTCGAGTTGACTGCAATAAAGAGCGCCGATGTGGTAAGAGACCTTCTCAGGTCGAGGTTGAACGCCTGTATGAGAATCGGCATAAGGAGTATCCCGCCGCCTATCCCGAACATGGATGAGAAGCATCCTATCAGAAACCCCAGCATTACAATATAAATGGTCCTTGGTTTAATGGAAAACCTGAGAGCTCGCATGAGTGCAGGCAGAAAGACAATTGCGGCAAAGAGTTTAGTCAAGATCTTTGCGGAGATCATTATTGAGATATGCGGGCCTGCAACAGCTCCTGCCAGACTTCCTGCAAGGAACAAGGCCATTATATCGACATAAGGGGCCCCTTTTCGCATATGGGTAACAAAAGAGCTCAAGCCGGCGGCAACGGCAAAACCGCTTGATGTGGCTATTGCCTTATGGATGTCAATATTGCCGTATACGGTCATGATCAGGGGGACAAATATGAACCC
Proteins encoded in this region:
- a CDS encoding NADPH-dependent 7-cyano-7-deazaguanine reductase QueF; its protein translation is MKEILLGKKIEGKRRRDAGILYPVKRPEPRVMMHGFDIWRAYEISWLNPKGCSVAGIMELTYPIKSANIVESKSLKLYLNGMAFERFDSKDEFITTIKNDLQPVLVSPWIEVRIYEGDDLEAILPSKIDGICIDGLDTGISIYKPDPGLLKTSNEWASQRLVSNLLHTNCPITSQPDWATVVVDYTGPEISHHSLLAYICSFRDHEDFAEACCEKIFADISVACAPERLVVQCLYTRRGGIDINPLRSSNDIRSEDVKPVRHIRQ
- a CDS encoding sulfite exporter TauE/SafE family protein yields the protein MASAVIVGLLSGFLAGLVGIGGGFIFVPLIMTVYGNIDIHKAIATSSGFAVAAGLSSFVTHMRKGAPYVDIMALFLAGSLAGAVAGPHISIMISAKILTKLFAAIVFLPALMRALRFSIKPRTIYIVMLGFLIGCFSSMFGIGGGILLMPILIQAFNLDLRRSLTTSALFIAVNSTIATAVYASRGFVAWDILLLAAPAGIAGAFFGAKTSHRLKPAYIRAILIMIMLGVVVKMLLE